Proteins from a single region of Runella sp. SP2:
- the lpxA gene encoding acyl-ACP--UDP-N-acetylglucosamine O-acyltransferase, whose product MIQPLAYIHPEAKIAPNVVIEPFAMIHKDVEIGEGTWIGSHAIINEGARIGKNCKIYSGAVISSTPQDLKFKGEYTQTFIGDETIIREYATISRGTDEYLKTEIGSHCLIMAYAHVAHDCRIGNYCIIVNNVQLGGHVHLGDWGIIGGSSSVHQWVKIGAHAMISGGSLVRKDVPPFTKAAREPLSYAGVNSIGLRRRGFTNEQITEIQEVYRYVYLKGFNNSEALVQIELDLPASPERDLIVNFIRSAERGIIKAPSASHVDSED is encoded by the coding sequence ATGATTCAACCGTTAGCATATATACACCCTGAGGCCAAAATTGCCCCAAATGTTGTGATTGAGCCATTTGCAATGATCCATAAAGACGTCGAAATTGGCGAAGGAACTTGGATTGGCTCACATGCCATTATCAATGAAGGTGCGCGAATTGGAAAAAATTGCAAAATTTACTCTGGGGCAGTCATTTCCTCTACTCCCCAAGACCTCAAATTTAAAGGAGAGTACACACAGACATTCATCGGTGATGAAACCATCATTCGTGAATACGCTACAATCAGCCGCGGCACTGATGAGTACCTCAAAACCGAAATTGGCAGTCACTGCCTCATCATGGCTTACGCCCACGTAGCCCACGATTGTCGCATTGGCAACTATTGTATCATTGTTAACAACGTACAACTCGGGGGGCACGTCCACTTAGGTGACTGGGGAATCATTGGAGGTTCCAGTTCGGTACACCAATGGGTAAAAATTGGTGCCCATGCAATGATTTCGGGCGGGTCACTTGTGCGCAAAGATGTGCCACCTTTTACCAAAGCTGCCCGCGAACCGCTCTCGTACGCAGGGGTCAATTCCATCGGCCTTCGTCGTAGAGGTTTTACTAACGAACAAATAACCGAGATTCAGGAAGTGTATCGGTATGTTTATTTAAAAGGCTTCAATAACTCAGAAGCATTGGTACAGATTGAACTAGACTTACCAGCCTCGCCAGAGCGCGACCTTATTGTTAACTTTATTCGCAGTGCCGAGCGCGGGATTATCAAAGCGCCGAGTGCTTCCCACGTCGATAGCGAAGACTAA
- a CDS encoding response regulator, whose amino-acid sequence MNPLKILIIEDELITANDIQETLQKAGHQITAIAQSCKEALSSLKHTLPDLALIDIILEDSSVDGIATAKALLAQQQMPIIYLTANSEIPTVRRATETYPAAYLLKPFRHKELAIQVELAYYNYHASQETGINPFTAESLFLPFEGGHVRITKQDVLYIEAEGAYVRVFESDRNRLFTMNLGYIMQFFATPNFYRLSRSYLINFNYVERVERNQLFFRGQDLKLSFPEPQYKEIMQRLAVIKTPH is encoded by the coding sequence ATGAATCCATTAAAAATCCTCATCATAGAAGATGAACTCATTACGGCCAATGATATTCAGGAAACTTTGCAGAAAGCAGGCCATCAAATTACAGCCATTGCCCAAAGTTGTAAGGAAGCACTTTCGTCGCTTAAACATACTCTACCCGATTTAGCATTGATTGATATTATCTTAGAAGACTCTTCTGTTGATGGTATTGCTACCGCAAAAGCATTATTGGCTCAACAACAAATGCCTATTATTTATCTGACGGCCAATTCAGAAATCCCTACGGTGCGACGGGCAACAGAAACTTATCCAGCGGCTTATCTGCTCAAACCATTTCGACATAAAGAACTTGCCATTCAGGTAGAGTTAGCTTACTATAATTATCATGCAAGTCAGGAAACAGGTATTAATCCGTTTACTGCGGAGAGCTTATTTTTGCCTTTTGAAGGTGGCCATGTGCGTATTACAAAGCAGGATGTTCTATACATAGAAGCAGAAGGTGCTTATGTGAGAGTTTTTGAGTCAGATAGAAATCGTCTTTTTACAATGAATTTGGGCTACATAATGCAGTTTTTCGCTACACCTAATTTCTATCGTCTGTCAAGGTCATATCTAATCAACTTTAACTATGTAGAACGAGTGGAGCGCAATCAGCTTTTTTTTAGAGGACAAGATTTGAAGCTGTCTTTTCCTGAACCACAATACAAAGAGATAATGCAGCGATTAGCCGTAATTAAAACACCTCATTAA
- a CDS encoding HD domain-containing protein, with amino-acid sequence MNKRKIFNDPVYGFISIPSDLVFDLIQHPFFQRLRRIRQLGMAELVYPGALHTRFHHALGAMHLMGQALSTLRTKGHLIWEAEWEAAQIAILLHDVGHGPFSHVLEKTILNDVHHEYLSLEIMKELNRQLDGRLEMAIQMFEGSYPRQFFHQLISSQLDMDRMDYLNRDCFFTGVAEGAIGTERIIKMLDVVDDQLVVESKGILSIENFLNARRLMYWQVYLHKTSICAETMLIQAIRRARELARSGEDIFAPKDFGLFLRQNITLQQFQENPQCLQSFTNIDDYDVWGCLKVWAAHEDHVLSMICQHLLDRKLYKIQFSSTPFDQNQLQEIHEQLRQQGISDSWHDYFLVLGESSNAAYVSSKERILIKMKDGSVCDIADASDLPTIKALSNIVRKYYVCWMKPLTLQS; translated from the coding sequence GTGAACAAACGAAAGATTTTCAACGACCCCGTTTATGGATTCATCAGCATTCCGTCTGATTTGGTCTTTGACCTTATCCAACACCCTTTTTTCCAGCGGCTTCGACGCATTCGGCAACTAGGGATGGCCGAACTGGTCTATCCTGGTGCGCTGCATACCCGTTTTCACCATGCCCTTGGCGCCATGCACCTCATGGGGCAAGCCCTCTCCACCTTACGCACCAAAGGCCACCTGATTTGGGAAGCAGAATGGGAGGCCGCCCAAATCGCGATTTTGCTGCACGACGTCGGGCACGGGCCGTTTTCTCACGTATTAGAAAAAACGATTTTGAACGACGTCCACCACGAATATCTTTCGCTGGAAATTATGAAAGAGCTCAACCGCCAGCTGGACGGGCGGCTCGAAATGGCCATTCAGATGTTTGAGGGTAGCTATCCACGGCAGTTTTTTCACCAACTGATTTCCAGCCAACTAGACATGGATCGTATGGATTACCTCAACCGCGACTGTTTTTTTACGGGTGTAGCCGAGGGTGCCATCGGTACCGAGCGCATCATCAAGATGTTGGATGTAGTGGATGACCAACTTGTTGTAGAGTCCAAAGGAATATTAAGCATTGAAAATTTTCTAAATGCACGGCGTCTCATGTATTGGCAGGTGTATCTTCACAAGACATCCATTTGTGCCGAAACCATGTTGATTCAGGCCATCCGAAGAGCGCGCGAACTGGCCAGAAGCGGCGAAGACATCTTTGCTCCCAAGGATTTTGGGCTATTTCTTCGTCAGAACATCACCCTACAGCAATTTCAAGAAAACCCTCAGTGCTTGCAATCTTTTACCAACATCGACGATTACGACGTCTGGGGTTGTTTGAAAGTATGGGCTGCTCACGAAGACCACGTACTTTCCATGATTTGTCAACATTTGCTTGACCGAAAATTGTACAAAATACAGTTTTCAAGCACCCCATTTGACCAAAATCAGCTACAAGAAATCCACGAACAACTGCGCCAACAAGGCATTTCGGACAGTTGGCATGACTATTTTTTGGTGCTGGGCGAATCGAGCAATGCGGCTTATGTTTCGAGCAAAGAACGCATTCTTATCAAAATGAAAGATGGTAGCGTATGCGATATTGCTGATGCCTCTGATTTACCGACAATTAAGGCCCTGAGTAATATTGTCCGAAAGTATTATGTTTGTTGGATGAAACCCCTAACTTTGCAGTCTTAA
- a CDS encoding Fic family protein has protein sequence MNTIDSLIKKHKALSKGQIDYRKYAYYALTHHSTSIEGSTLTESQVINLLEYGKPAANKPFEHHQMVFDHFRALVAVVEWAEAKVSLSPLLIQQMGARVMKNTGSVVNSMGGNFDVSAGEFRLCSVRAGTRTFPNYLKVPQLIKRFCEEINEGIKTSKTPQQQLELSFKAHFDFVSIHPFGDGNGRTSRLLMNYIQAYFGLPMGLVFKQNRIGYINALEAARNAEDIAPFYDFMFKQYEKFLKHEIEEMSR, from the coding sequence ATGAATACTATTGACAGCTTGATTAAAAAACACAAAGCATTATCAAAAGGCCAAATAGATTATCGAAAGTACGCCTATTATGCTTTAACTCACCATTCAACAAGTATTGAAGGAAGTACCCTTACCGAATCGCAGGTAATAAATTTGTTGGAGTATGGCAAACCCGCCGCCAATAAACCTTTTGAACATCACCAAATGGTATTTGACCATTTTAGGGCGTTGGTAGCGGTAGTTGAATGGGCCGAAGCGAAAGTGTCATTATCACCGCTTTTGATACAACAAATGGGCGCTAGAGTGATGAAAAACACGGGGAGTGTAGTTAATTCGATGGGAGGCAACTTTGATGTATCAGCAGGTGAGTTTCGTTTGTGCTCCGTTAGGGCAGGAACGAGAACATTTCCCAATTATCTGAAAGTACCGCAATTGATAAAACGATTTTGTGAAGAAATCAATGAAGGCATCAAAACATCAAAAACGCCTCAACAACAACTAGAACTTTCATTTAAAGCCCATTTTGACTTTGTAAGTATTCACCCATTTGGGGATGGCAACGGGCGAACTTCCCGACTGTTAATGAATTACATTCAGGCGTATTTTGGGTTGCCAATGGGGCTAGTGTTTAAACAAAACCGTATCGGCTATATCAACGCCTTAGAAGCCGCACGAAACGCTGAAGACATAGCTCCTTTCTACGACTTTATGTTTAAGCAATACGAGAAGTTCCTAAAACACGAAATTGAAGAAATGTCACGTTAA
- a CDS encoding MATE family efflux transporter: MRKEISETIKLSIPIIIAQLGVTLMGMTDNLMVGRYLGAVPLGAAGLANSLSFLMSSIGVGGLGVVAALISQAKGQHNTTEIGKLFRAGLAVSVILGISLGLAGILMGVELHLFGQTPEVTRLAKPFLYILSASTLPLLVFVAARQLADGLSLTRVAMAVTVSALIFNAFFNWIFINGIGFFPKMGLNGAAFATLLSRIYMAAAILVYIYRSKNFTPYLTASHQQALGKLIKKVFQLGIPVGFQFFFEIAAFSLAVVIIGWLGENQLAAHQIAINMASTTYMMATGIASAGAIRVGRAYGEKNPFKVKQAGSAALLLTIAFMGVWCITFLTCNEFLVSLYLKNNPEVTTIAATLMIYAGFFQLSDGVQVTALGALRGLTDVNVPTVITLIAYWVISLPLSYFLAFTFKMDVEGVWVSLSAGLTFSAVFLTIRFYRMTTKVMPR, translated from the coding sequence ATGCGCAAGGAAATCAGTGAAACCATTAAGTTAAGTATCCCTATCATTATTGCCCAACTTGGAGTAACACTCATGGGAATGACCGACAACCTAATGGTGGGCCGCTATCTTGGCGCCGTACCACTTGGTGCGGCGGGCTTGGCCAATTCGTTATCATTTTTAATGTCAAGTATTGGCGTTGGTGGTCTGGGTGTAGTGGCGGCATTGATTTCTCAGGCCAAAGGTCAACACAACACCACCGAAATTGGCAAACTTTTTCGGGCAGGTTTGGCAGTTTCGGTTATTCTAGGTATAAGTTTAGGGCTTGCAGGGATACTCATGGGCGTCGAATTACACCTTTTTGGTCAAACCCCCGAAGTAACTCGCCTCGCTAAGCCTTTTTTGTACATTTTGAGCGCCTCTACACTTCCGTTGCTTGTATTTGTCGCTGCTCGTCAGTTGGCCGACGGGCTTTCGCTCACGCGGGTAGCCATGGCGGTTACAGTTTCTGCCCTGATTTTCAACGCTTTTTTCAACTGGATATTTATTAATGGCATTGGTTTTTTCCCAAAAATGGGGCTCAACGGCGCTGCTTTCGCAACGCTTTTGTCGCGTATTTACATGGCCGCCGCTATTTTGGTTTATATTTATAGAAGCAAAAACTTCACGCCATACCTCACGGCTTCCCATCAGCAGGCACTAGGAAAATTGATAAAAAAAGTTTTTCAACTGGGGATTCCCGTTGGGTTTCAGTTTTTCTTTGAAATTGCGGCTTTCTCGTTGGCAGTAGTCATTATCGGGTGGTTGGGAGAAAACCAACTTGCCGCCCACCAAATCGCCATTAACATGGCTTCTACAACTTACATGATGGCAACGGGAATTGCCTCCGCAGGCGCTATCCGCGTGGGGCGAGCGTATGGCGAAAAAAATCCGTTTAAGGTCAAACAAGCAGGTTCGGCGGCCCTGCTTCTTACCATCGCTTTTATGGGAGTTTGGTGCATTACGTTCCTTACTTGCAACGAGTTTTTAGTATCTCTGTATCTCAAAAACAATCCTGAGGTAACAACCATTGCGGCTACGTTGATGATTTACGCGGGCTTTTTCCAATTGTCTGACGGCGTACAGGTAACGGCTTTGGGGGCGCTGCGGGGGCTGACCGACGTCAACGTTCCAACGGTTATCACGCTCATCGCGTATTGGGTCATTTCATTGCCGTTGAGTTATTTTCTGGCGTTTACGTTCAAAATGGACGTAGAAGGGGTTTGGGTTTCGTTATCGGCGGGATTAACTTTCTCGGCGGTTTTCCTGACGATTCGTTTTTATCGAATGACAACAAAGGTTATGCCGCGCTGA
- a CDS encoding 3'-5' exonuclease, which yields MAHNLKLRKPLAFFDLETTGVNIQKDRIIEISVVKALINGEIESKTFLVNPGIPIPLESSLIHGIYDEDVKDCPTFKNFAKTLAQFLQGCDLAGFNSNRFDVPMLVEEFLRADVEFDIKNRRLVDAQRIFHMMEPRNLAAAYKFYCGKDLENAHSAHADTMATFEVLCAQVERYAGVKIKNDKGELYEPIQNDVEALHNLTAAKIVDFANRMAYNSKGEEVINFGKHNGKRVVDVLAQEPSYYDWMMKGDFTLDTKRKLTEIKMRAAFGKK from the coding sequence ATGGCACATAATCTCAAACTCAGAAAACCTTTGGCGTTTTTCGACTTAGAAACAACGGGGGTAAATATTCAAAAAGACCGCATTATTGAAATCAGTGTGGTGAAAGCGCTCATCAACGGTGAGATAGAAAGTAAGACGTTTCTGGTGAACCCTGGCATACCTATTCCGCTGGAATCGAGCTTGATTCACGGGATTTATGACGAAGACGTGAAGGACTGCCCAACGTTTAAAAACTTTGCCAAAACGCTTGCGCAATTTTTGCAGGGATGTGATTTGGCAGGATTTAATTCCAATCGTTTTGACGTGCCGATGTTGGTGGAAGAGTTTTTGCGTGCCGACGTCGAATTTGACATTAAAAACCGTCGATTGGTGGATGCACAGCGTATTTTTCACATGATGGAACCTCGAAACTTAGCGGCAGCCTATAAGTTTTATTGTGGCAAAGACCTCGAAAATGCCCACAGTGCGCACGCTGATACCATGGCTACGTTTGAGGTGTTGTGCGCTCAAGTGGAAAGATATGCGGGAGTAAAAATCAAAAACGACAAGGGAGAGTTGTACGAGCCTATTCAGAATGATGTAGAGGCATTGCATAACTTGACGGCAGCAAAAATTGTAGATTTTGCCAATCGAATGGCCTATAACTCAAAAGGCGAAGAGGTTATCAACTTTGGAAAGCACAATGGAAAACGAGTAGTAGATGTGTTGGCGCAAGAGCCTAGTTACTACGATTGGATGATGAAAGGTGACTTTACTTTAGACACCAAACGGAAATTGACCGAGATAAAAATGCGAGCTGCTTTTGGGAAAAAGTAG
- the lpxD gene encoding UDP-3-O-(3-hydroxymyristoyl)glucosamine N-acyltransferase, whose product MEFTVKQIAGLLGGEIEGEENLKISQLSKIEEGISGSISFLSNPKYEPYLYTTEASAVIVDKSFEPKKAFKTTLIRVESSYTAFTQLLQQYERIIKGDKRGIEQPSYLGEGTELGENPYLGAFAYVGTNCKIGKNVKIYPHVYVGDNVKIGDGTVIHSGVRIYNNTIIGQNCTFFANAVIGSDGFGFAPLPDGTYKTIPQLGNVVIEDNVSIGAGATIDCATMGSTVIRQGVKLDNLVQVGHNVEIGKNTVIAAQAGIAGSTKIGENCVIGGQAGFNGHITVPKGTKVGGQAGVTRTWEEEGLSLNGTPALELKDSLRSAAIFRKLPLLEKRVHELEKQNKEDKH is encoded by the coding sequence ATGGAATTTACCGTCAAGCAGATTGCTGGACTGCTCGGAGGAGAAATAGAAGGCGAAGAGAACCTAAAAATCAGTCAGTTATCAAAAATTGAGGAGGGCATCTCTGGTAGTATTTCTTTTTTATCCAATCCAAAATACGAGCCTTATTTATACACAACCGAGGCTTCGGCAGTAATTGTAGATAAAAGCTTTGAACCTAAAAAAGCGTTTAAAACTACCCTTATTCGGGTAGAAAGCTCCTATACAGCGTTTACTCAACTTCTACAACAATACGAACGAATCATCAAGGGCGACAAACGAGGAATTGAGCAACCTTCTTACCTTGGAGAAGGCACCGAACTGGGGGAGAACCCCTACTTAGGTGCTTTTGCTTACGTTGGAACAAATTGTAAGATTGGGAAAAATGTCAAAATTTATCCCCATGTTTACGTGGGCGATAACGTCAAAATTGGCGATGGTACGGTGATTCATTCGGGCGTCCGAATTTATAACAATACCATTATTGGTCAAAATTGTACCTTTTTTGCCAATGCGGTTATTGGAAGTGATGGATTTGGGTTTGCCCCACTTCCCGACGGAACCTACAAAACAATTCCTCAATTAGGCAACGTCGTCATCGAAGACAACGTAAGTATAGGTGCAGGAGCTACAATCGACTGCGCCACAATGGGCTCGACTGTTATTCGCCAAGGAGTAAAACTGGACAACTTAGTGCAAGTAGGGCACAATGTCGAAATTGGTAAAAATACCGTTATTGCTGCGCAAGCAGGCATAGCAGGCTCCACCAAAATCGGAGAAAATTGCGTCATAGGCGGACAAGCTGGTTTTAACGGGCATATCACGGTTCCAAAAGGGACTAAAGTGGGTGGCCAAGCGGGCGTTACTCGAACATGGGAAGAAGAAGGTCTTTCACTTAACGGAACTCCCGCCCTCGAACTCAAAGACAGTTTACGTTCGGCGGCGATTTTCCGTAAATTACCGCTCTTGGAAAAAAGAGTACACGAATTAGAGAAACAAAACAAAGAAGATAAACACTAG
- a CDS encoding ABC transporter permease: MNLIENFREGLRSIQSNMLRTVLTALIIAIGITSLVGILTAIDGMQSSVNNSFADLGANTFDIRGPQPFRRRSGGMRSKDYPSITYRQANQYKREIKDTYNAQVSISSNISGAVQVKYKSVKTNPNTRVVGIDDNYMAIKGYKLVNGRNFSPTDLDNGLNVIIIGSEIAQKLFEGKINPINEEIIVRGNQYKVVGVLDKKGSLTGGGDDRVLLVPLENGRALAANRELTFDITTSVNSMEDQELIMGEARGIMRRVRKDLIGKPDSFEIESADALAKNFEEISGYLRMGGFGIGIITLLGAAIALMNIMLVSVTERTREIGIRKSLGATPRLIRLQFLMEAIVVCILGGIGGLILGIIVGNIIAKVISENASFIVPWFWMMMGILVCVVVGILSGIYPAIKASRLDPIEALRYE, translated from the coding sequence ATGAACCTTATTGAGAACTTTCGTGAAGGACTGCGTTCCATTCAATCAAACATGCTTCGGACCGTCCTGACGGCGCTGATTATTGCCATTGGTATTACATCGCTGGTGGGGATTCTGACGGCCATTGATGGAATGCAAAGTTCGGTGAATAATAGTTTTGCCGATTTAGGTGCTAATACGTTTGACATCCGAGGGCCACAGCCTTTTCGTCGAAGAAGTGGAGGAATGCGCTCTAAAGATTATCCTTCGATTACGTACCGTCAAGCCAATCAGTACAAACGAGAAATCAAAGACACGTACAATGCCCAAGTGTCGATTTCGTCAAATATTAGCGGCGCTGTACAAGTCAAATACAAATCTGTCAAAACCAACCCCAATACGCGCGTAGTTGGTATTGATGATAACTATATGGCCATTAAGGGCTATAAGCTTGTCAATGGCCGTAATTTCTCCCCAACAGACTTAGACAATGGTCTGAATGTGATCATTATTGGTTCAGAAATAGCTCAAAAACTGTTTGAGGGAAAAATAAACCCAATCAATGAAGAAATTATCGTTCGAGGAAATCAGTACAAAGTAGTAGGTGTTTTGGATAAAAAAGGCTCATTGACGGGAGGAGGGGATGACCGTGTGCTGTTGGTGCCTCTTGAAAATGGCCGAGCATTGGCTGCAAACCGCGAATTAACCTTTGATATTACAACATCTGTCAACAGCATGGAAGACCAAGAACTCATCATGGGAGAGGCCAGGGGAATCATGCGACGCGTTCGGAAAGACCTCATTGGGAAACCTGATTCGTTTGAAATAGAAAGCGCCGATGCACTGGCCAAAAACTTTGAAGAAATATCGGGGTACTTGCGTATGGGGGGCTTCGGAATTGGCATCATTACGTTATTGGGAGCGGCCATTGCATTAATGAATATCATGCTAGTATCAGTAACAGAAAGAACGCGCGAAATAGGTATCCGAAAGTCGCTAGGGGCAACTCCACGGCTGATTCGCTTGCAGTTTTTGATGGAAGCCATTGTGGTTTGCATCTTGGGGGGAATCGGTGGACTTATCTTAGGAATTATCGTTGGAAATATCATCGCCAAGGTCATCAGCGAGAATGCCAGCTTTATTGTGCCTTGGTTTTGGATGATGATGGGGATATTAGTGTGCGTTGTGGTCGGAATTCTTTCAGGAATTTATCCAGCGATAAAAGCCTCACGCTTAGATCCTATCGAAGCTTTACGCTATGAATAA
- a CDS encoding peptidylprolyl isomerase: protein MKHVALSFFVVLSTVAFAQKKTKKAEVVTIHTSFGDMAAILHEQTPLHKANFLKLAKEHFYDSLLFHRIIENFMIQGGDPNSKNAKPGDRLGGGGGNMERIPAEFRPDLFHKKGALAAARDNNPEKKSSACQFYIVQGKVYNDTELDAQLRRAVGTRQATPAQREVYKTIGGTPHLDGNYTVFGQVISGLSVLDSIAHQRRDGSDRPLKDVRMSMSVEKMKKKKIAKRYGYRFE, encoded by the coding sequence ATGAAACACGTTGCTCTTTCCTTTTTCGTCGTCTTGAGTACGGTGGCTTTTGCTCAAAAAAAAACCAAGAAAGCCGAAGTGGTCACAATTCACACCTCCTTTGGTGACATGGCAGCCATTTTGCACGAGCAGACGCCGCTTCACAAGGCCAATTTTTTAAAATTAGCCAAAGAACACTTTTACGATAGCTTGCTTTTTCACCGCATTATCGAAAATTTTATGATTCAGGGGGGAGATCCTAATTCCAAAAACGCCAAACCAGGCGACCGTTTGGGTGGGGGCGGAGGCAATATGGAGCGAATTCCTGCGGAGTTTCGCCCCGATTTGTTTCACAAAAAGGGGGCGTTGGCAGCCGCAAGGGATAATAACCCCGAAAAAAAATCGTCGGCTTGCCAGTTTTACATCGTACAAGGAAAAGTATATAACGACACCGAACTCGATGCACAGTTACGTCGGGCGGTAGGGACTCGACAAGCAACCCCTGCGCAACGAGAAGTCTATAAAACAATAGGTGGTACGCCGCATTTGGACGGGAATTATACCGTTTTTGGGCAAGTGATAAGTGGCTTGTCGGTGCTCGATAGCATCGCTCATCAACGCCGCGATGGCTCCGACCGACCATTAAAAGATGTACGGATGAGTATGAGCGTGGAGAAAATGAAAAAGAAAAAAATTGCCAAACGCTACGGTT
- a CDS encoding bifunctional UDP-3-O-[3-hydroxymyristoyl] N-acetylglucosamine deacetylase/3-hydroxyacyl-ACP dehydratase → MNIKQQTIEKSVSVSGVGLHTGVSATMTFVPAPINHGYKFQRIDLEGQPIVNADVDNVVDVSRGTTLEQNGARVYTVEHTLAALVGLQIDNVLIQLDGPEPPIMDGSSIKFVEALKEAGIIEQNASRNYFEISEPVRYINAEKDIEMVALPLNDYRLTVMVDYNSQVISSQHASLNDLTTFSREIASCRTFCFLHELEALYKANLIKGGDLTNAIVIVDRDVEEGELDYLSQLLNKPTIGVNKKVGILNNLELHYPNEMARHKLLDVVGDLALVGRPIKGQILAARPGHAANVALAKKIKKLMESSKSPVPHFDPKMPPVMDLKRICELLPHRYPFLMIDKIVYMDENSVAGLKNVTMNEPFFTGHFPNNPVMPGVLQMEAMAQTGAILALSSQSDPENYWPFLAAIENCRFRRNVVPGDTVIFKCEFTAPIKRGIVKMHGAGYVAGQLVCEADMTASLVRKK, encoded by the coding sequence TTGAACATTAAACAACAAACCATCGAAAAATCGGTGTCGGTATCGGGTGTAGGGTTGCATACTGGTGTCTCGGCTACCATGACTTTTGTACCCGCCCCTATCAATCACGGTTATAAATTTCAACGTATTGATTTGGAAGGTCAGCCTATCGTTAATGCTGACGTGGACAATGTGGTAGATGTTTCACGAGGGACTACCCTCGAACAAAACGGAGCCCGTGTTTACACGGTTGAGCACACCCTCGCCGCACTTGTTGGGTTACAAATTGATAACGTACTGATTCAGCTTGATGGCCCTGAGCCTCCTATCATGGATGGCAGCTCTATCAAGTTTGTAGAAGCACTAAAAGAAGCTGGAATTATTGAACAAAATGCCTCGCGCAACTACTTCGAAATTTCAGAACCTGTACGCTACATAAACGCGGAAAAAGACATTGAGATGGTAGCTTTACCCCTCAACGACTACCGCCTCACGGTGATGGTAGATTACAACTCACAAGTAATCAGCAGCCAGCACGCTTCGCTCAACGACCTTACTACCTTCTCACGCGAGATCGCTTCTTGCCGAACTTTCTGTTTCTTGCACGAGCTTGAGGCGCTTTACAAAGCCAACCTCATCAAAGGCGGCGACCTAACCAATGCCATTGTGATTGTCGATCGCGATGTAGAGGAAGGCGAACTTGATTATCTTTCTCAGTTGCTCAACAAACCTACCATTGGAGTCAACAAAAAAGTAGGCATTCTGAACAACTTAGAGCTGCACTATCCCAATGAGATGGCTCGCCATAAATTGCTAGATGTCGTAGGAGACTTAGCACTCGTGGGACGCCCTATCAAAGGTCAAATTTTGGCAGCACGCCCAGGCCACGCCGCCAACGTTGCTTTGGCGAAAAAAATCAAAAAGCTGATGGAGTCGTCAAAGAGCCCTGTGCCTCACTTCGACCCAAAAATGCCCCCTGTGATGGACTTGAAGCGCATTTGTGAGCTTCTCCCCCACCGCTACCCCTTCTTGATGATTGACAAAATCGTTTATATGGATGAAAACAGCGTGGCAGGTCTCAAAAATGTAACGATGAACGAGCCCTTCTTTACAGGCCATTTTCCAAACAATCCTGTTATGCCAGGAGTTTTACAAATGGAAGCCATGGCGCAGACAGGAGCTATTCTTGCTTTAAGTTCTCAGTCAGACCCTGAAAACTATTGGCCTTTCTTAGCTGCCATCGAAAATTGCCGTTTTCGTCGCAACGTCGTTCCTGGAGATACCGTTATCTTCAAATGTGAGTTTACAGCGCCTATCAAACGAGGCATTGTCAAAATGCACGGTGCAGGATACGTGGCAGGACAACTTGTATGTGAAGCTGACATGACCGCAAGCCTAGTTAGAAAAAAGTAA